In Haloarcula sp. H-GB4, a single genomic region encodes these proteins:
- a CDS encoding VWA domain-containing protein, whose protein sequence is MVVFGAGKKASQGPTFAAVVGQRDLKDGLLAVATDDDLDGLLVRGEKGTAKSTAVRALADLLPEQRAVADCPYGCPPDRPDEQCEDCRARTDPPVETRPVPLVTLPLGATRDRVVGTLSVADALDGDHEFDPGLLARANRGILYVDEVNLLDDHLVDVLLDAAASGQNRVERDGVTVTHPAEFTLVGTMNPEEGDLRPQLRDRFALQTEVSACEDIDDRVAIIDQALGEDGDEETRTEPDRSPGERLRTARDLLPEVDLAREFRKQIAELCRDAGLDGHRGDIATARAARTFAALDGRTTVLESDIERAAEFALPHRLTSRPFEDAPDVDDVLDDHFEDEEGESEEESAEDGEHGGEEGDADDEEEAAGGEPADDGNDSAGNGDENEQQEQQPDDEEQSTEDGDSESDERGQQPTPASADSDGEQQESEASDGEGEAGDDGDEQGESDPENATPLLPGQSRAAVGDSGAPDVDAPSVDTDGGSASGRASATGTKRGATVRTERAGRDDEVDAAASVRAAASRGSGRVESRDLRKSVRAGDAETLVVFAVDASASMRPAMKAAKGTVLELLKDAYQARDQVAFVTFAGEGADVVLPPTDSVSLAARHLKDLPTGDRTPLPDGLTAACEVLDRADPDAGVVVVVTDGRANTADGSPVAATRTAARTLGEEANRTVVVNAGDAGRAGLLDLVAEETDASVVSLDALTAERVNAVAGDQ, encoded by the coding sequence ATGGTTGTATTCGGCGCGGGCAAAAAAGCTTCGCAGGGACCGACGTTCGCGGCCGTCGTCGGCCAGCGCGACCTCAAGGACGGCCTGCTGGCCGTCGCGACGGACGACGACCTGGACGGCTTGCTGGTCCGCGGCGAGAAGGGAACGGCGAAGTCGACAGCGGTGCGCGCGCTCGCCGATCTGCTGCCCGAGCAACGCGCGGTCGCGGACTGTCCCTACGGCTGTCCGCCCGACCGCCCTGACGAGCAATGCGAAGACTGTCGAGCGCGTACGGACCCACCTGTCGAGACGCGGCCGGTTCCGCTGGTGACGCTTCCACTCGGCGCGACCCGGGACCGGGTCGTGGGGACGCTGTCGGTGGCCGACGCGCTCGACGGCGACCACGAGTTCGACCCCGGCCTGCTCGCCCGCGCGAACCGCGGCATCCTCTACGTCGACGAGGTAAACCTGCTGGACGACCACCTCGTGGACGTGCTGCTCGACGCGGCCGCAAGCGGCCAGAACCGGGTCGAGCGCGACGGCGTCACCGTCACCCACCCCGCCGAGTTCACGCTCGTCGGGACGATGAACCCCGAGGAGGGCGACCTCCGTCCGCAGTTGCGGGACCGTTTCGCCCTCCAGACCGAGGTCAGCGCCTGCGAAGACATAGACGACCGCGTCGCCATCATCGACCAAGCGCTCGGGGAAGACGGCGACGAGGAGACACGGACCGAACCCGACCGCAGTCCGGGCGAGCGGCTGCGGACCGCCCGCGACCTGCTCCCAGAGGTCGACCTTGCCCGCGAGTTCCGAAAACAGATCGCCGAACTCTGCCGAGACGCAGGTCTCGACGGCCATCGCGGCGACATCGCCACAGCGCGGGCAGCCCGGACGTTTGCCGCGCTGGACGGGCGAACGACAGTCCTGGAATCGGATATCGAACGCGCCGCCGAGTTCGCACTCCCCCACCGGCTCACCTCTCGGCCCTTTGAGGACGCACCGGACGTGGACGACGTGCTCGACGATCACTTCGAGGACGAGGAAGGCGAATCTGAGGAGGAGTCCGCCGAAGACGGAGAGCACGGTGGTGAGGAAGGCGACGCGGACGACGAGGAAGAAGCGGCCGGCGGCGAACCGGCAGATGACGGGAATGATTCTGCGGGCAATGGAGATGAGAACGAACAACAGGAACAGCAGCCAGACGACGAGGAGCAATCCACTGAGGACGGCGACAGCGAGTCAGACGAGCGCGGCCAGCAGCCGACGCCCGCTTCAGCCGACAGCGACGGCGAGCAGCAGGAGTCTGAAGCCAGCGACGGCGAGGGAGAGGCAGGGGACGATGGTGACGAGCAGGGGGAGTCCGACCCCGAAAACGCGACCCCGCTGCTGCCGGGCCAGTCCCGTGCCGCAGTCGGCGACAGCGGCGCACCCGACGTGGACGCCCCGTCGGTCGACACGGACGGCGGGAGCGCGAGCGGCCGTGCGAGCGCAACGGGAACGAAACGCGGCGCAACGGTCCGCACCGAGCGCGCCGGCCGCGACGACGAGGTCGACGCCGCGGCGTCGGTCCGAGCGGCGGCCAGCCGTGGGAGTGGTCGCGTCGAGTCACGAGATCTCCGGAAGTCCGTTCGCGCAGGCGACGCCGAAACGCTGGTCGTGTTTGCCGTCGACGCGAGCGCGTCAATGCGCCCAGCAATGAAAGCCGCGAAGGGTACCGTGCTGGAACTACTGAAAGACGCCTATCAGGCCCGCGATCAGGTCGCGTTCGTCACCTTCGCTGGCGAGGGCGCGGACGTGGTCCTCCCGCCGACCGACAGTGTCTCGCTGGCGGCCCGGCACCTGAAGGACCTCCCGACCGGCGACCGGACGCCGCTGCCGGATGGGCTGACGGCCGCCTGCGAGGTACTCGACCGGGCGGACCCGGACGCCGGCGTCGTCGTTGTCGTGACTGACGGCCGGGCGAACACCGCCGACGGGAGTCCGGTCGCGGCGACCAGAACCGCGGCGCGAACGCTCGGTGAGGAAGCCAACCGGACCGTTGTGGTGAATGCTGGCGACGCGGGGCGCGCTGGATTGCTCGACCTTGTTGCAGAGGAAACGGACGCGTCAGTTGTCTCATTGGACGCGTTGACCGCCGAGCGCGTCAATGCCGTCGCCGGCGACCAGTAG
- the cobN gene encoding cobaltochelatase subunit CobN, producing MPQLGLYTATENELGAVQRAAGEVDADLVVRSESDLDDEPAVEAFVDELTDADAVILWLHGAEDSMPGYDLAVERLREAGVPLVVKATGDAFAFEDTSVPDEHRETVYDYLDKGGASNVANCVRYLVAQYGDADPSYDDPVTLPTEGVYHPDHPGASIEDLRATFDPAKPTVAVWFYESHWTHENTRYVDAQVRAIEAQGANALPIFCEPATDAEGQWNAEQVTEEWLLDDDGSPLVDAVCSSFMFSLSMDERGRSADDEGQSAQDVFLDKLGVPVIQTVTTMRSRSRYDSSDTGVMGFELALSVALPEFDGNVITHPISGKERTDDDADIGSAPKQHFPIDDRIDHVARLAVNWAELRHTPNDEKNVTVVLHNYPPSDDGIGTAFGLDSPESTVNLLEELDARGYDLGDTMPDSGQSLVERLTAQLTLDDRWVAPEDVRKLSVDTVSPTQYGEWFETLDEDFRENVVEEWGDPPDRPFAIPGVEFGNVLVTVQPPRGFGMDPSKVYHDSDLQPPHDYVAFYRWLRNSYETDAVVHLGTHGSLEWLPGKTVGLDGESAPDQLIDDIPNVYPYIVNNPGEGTQAKRRSYAAIVDYLTPVMANAGTYDDLADLEELADRYREAGMEDARTDDGEHLAEQIHQTVDELDLAVELGIAGEIDEKADVRGPDEAGSTLAEGDVDGAELDIDALVERVHEYLTDVKTTQIRKGLHTMGEPPADDRLVDYLVALTRLENPGAPSLRESVAGVLGVDYDKLRNAPGEYDEALGMTYAEAADHVHETSKDLVRTLAEHDFDVPESELEDSTSEVNMNLLVVDIEPLGDARVRSGAHEDLREALAYICDEAAPRVAGAADEIPCTADALAGEYVPPGGSGAPTRGGVDLLPTARNFYTLDPRKVPAKTAWDVGSEVADGVLERHETDEGEYPEEIGVVVWGTPTVRTRGETIAQVLALMGVEPVWSDAGRVEDVEPIPLDELGRPRIDVTTRVSGLFRDAFPAAAGVVHDAVDAVVDLDEPHEMNYVKKHVEEETDDLVADGMDEGDAESAAKHRVFTTRPGGYGAGTNKAVDEGNWDDRSDLADVYVQWGGYAMGSRGRVSDAHDAFERRLSSVDATVKIEDTAEQDEFDSSDWYAFHGGFISAVTEIAGEEPNSYVGDSSDPDNVDVYTNEEKVRKAMRARVLNPAWLDSMEEHGYKGAGDLSTTVDVVLGWDATTDVVSDTLWEDVAERYAFDEDRQDWLRDVNPWALDSITDTLLEAIDRGLWDADDDTRDRLRDLNLEVDGDLEARNSGAERPEVSSDDD from the coding sequence ATGCCACAGCTAGGACTCTACACCGCGACGGAGAACGAACTCGGGGCCGTCCAACGGGCTGCGGGCGAGGTCGACGCCGACCTCGTCGTGCGCTCGGAGAGCGACCTCGACGACGAGCCAGCGGTCGAGGCGTTCGTCGATGAACTGACCGACGCCGACGCCGTCATCCTCTGGCTCCACGGGGCCGAGGACAGCATGCCCGGCTACGACCTCGCCGTCGAGCGGCTGCGCGAGGCCGGCGTCCCGCTCGTGGTGAAAGCGACGGGTGACGCCTTCGCCTTCGAGGACACATCGGTCCCCGATGAGCACCGAGAGACCGTCTACGACTACCTCGACAAGGGCGGGGCGAGCAACGTCGCCAACTGTGTTCGCTACCTCGTCGCGCAGTACGGCGACGCCGACCCCTCGTACGACGACCCGGTGACACTCCCGACAGAAGGGGTGTATCACCCCGACCACCCCGGCGCGAGCATCGAGGACCTGCGGGCGACGTTCGACCCGGCGAAACCGACGGTCGCCGTCTGGTTCTATGAGTCACACTGGACCCACGAGAACACCCGGTACGTCGACGCGCAGGTCCGCGCCATCGAGGCCCAAGGCGCGAACGCGCTCCCGATTTTCTGTGAGCCAGCAACCGACGCCGAGGGCCAGTGGAACGCCGAGCAGGTCACAGAGGAGTGGTTGCTGGATGACGATGGCTCGCCCCTTGTCGACGCCGTCTGCTCGTCGTTCATGTTCTCGCTGTCGATGGACGAACGTGGCCGCAGCGCCGACGACGAGGGCCAGAGCGCACAGGACGTGTTCCTCGACAAACTCGGCGTCCCGGTCATCCAGACCGTGACGACGATGCGCTCGCGCTCGCGCTACGACAGCAGCGACACGGGCGTGATGGGCTTCGAGCTCGCGCTCTCGGTCGCACTCCCGGAGTTCGACGGCAACGTCATCACACACCCCATCTCGGGCAAGGAGCGGACCGACGACGACGCCGATATCGGGAGCGCGCCGAAACAACACTTCCCCATCGACGACCGTATCGACCACGTCGCACGGTTGGCGGTCAACTGGGCCGAATTGCGCCACACCCCGAACGATGAGAAAAACGTGACCGTCGTGCTGCACAACTACCCGCCCAGCGACGACGGTATCGGCACGGCGTTCGGGCTGGACTCGCCAGAGAGCACAGTGAATCTGCTGGAGGAACTGGACGCTCGTGGATATGACCTCGGTGACACGATGCCCGATAGCGGCCAGTCGCTGGTCGAGCGCTTGACCGCACAGCTCACCCTCGACGACCGCTGGGTCGCTCCGGAGGATGTCCGTAAGCTGAGCGTCGACACCGTCTCGCCGACTCAGTACGGCGAGTGGTTCGAGACGCTTGATGAAGACTTCCGCGAGAACGTCGTCGAGGAGTGGGGCGACCCACCGGACCGCCCGTTCGCGATTCCCGGCGTGGAGTTCGGCAACGTCCTCGTCACTGTCCAGCCCCCGCGCGGGTTCGGCATGGACCCGTCGAAGGTGTACCACGACTCGGACCTCCAGCCGCCCCACGACTACGTCGCCTTCTACCGCTGGCTCCGCAACAGCTACGAGACGGATGCCGTCGTCCACCTCGGGACCCACGGCAGTCTGGAGTGGCTGCCCGGCAAGACCGTCGGGCTAGACGGCGAGAGCGCGCCGGACCAGCTCATCGACGACATTCCGAACGTCTACCCGTACATCGTCAACAACCCCGGCGAGGGAACGCAGGCGAAGCGCCGGTCCTACGCCGCCATCGTTGACTACCTGACGCCGGTAATGGCCAACGCCGGGACCTACGACGACCTCGCCGACTTGGAGGAACTGGCTGACCGCTACCGCGAGGCCGGCATGGAGGACGCCCGGACCGACGACGGCGAGCACCTCGCCGAGCAGATCCACCAGACTGTCGACGAACTGGACCTCGCCGTGGAACTCGGTATTGCTGGTGAGATCGACGAGAAAGCCGACGTGCGCGGCCCGGACGAAGCCGGGTCGACGCTGGCGGAGGGTGACGTGGACGGTGCGGAACTCGACATCGACGCCCTCGTCGAACGGGTCCACGAGTATCTCACCGATGTGAAAACGACCCAGATCCGGAAAGGCCTGCACACGATGGGTGAACCGCCCGCAGACGACCGACTGGTCGACTATCTGGTCGCACTCACGCGGCTCGAAAACCCCGGCGCGCCGTCGCTCCGTGAGAGCGTCGCGGGTGTCCTCGGCGTCGACTACGACAAGCTCCGGAACGCCCCCGGCGAGTACGACGAGGCGCTGGGGATGACCTACGCTGAGGCCGCCGACCACGTCCACGAGACGAGCAAGGACCTCGTCCGGACGCTGGCCGAGCACGACTTTGACGTGCCCGAGAGCGAACTCGAAGACAGCACCTCCGAGGTGAATATGAACCTCCTCGTGGTCGATATCGAACCGCTCGGCGATGCCCGCGTGCGGTCGGGCGCACACGAAGACCTCCGCGAGGCGCTGGCCTACATCTGCGACGAGGCGGCCCCGCGGGTGGCCGGCGCGGCCGACGAGATTCCCTGCACCGCCGACGCGCTGGCGGGCGAGTACGTCCCGCCCGGCGGCTCCGGCGCGCCGACCCGCGGCGGCGTCGATCTGCTTCCCACAGCCAGGAACTTCTACACGCTGGACCCGCGGAAGGTCCCGGCCAAGACGGCCTGGGACGTGGGTAGCGAGGTCGCTGATGGCGTTCTGGAGCGCCACGAAACGGACGAAGGCGAGTACCCCGAGGAAATCGGCGTCGTCGTCTGGGGCACGCCGACGGTCCGGACCCGCGGTGAGACCATCGCACAGGTGCTTGCACTGATGGGCGTCGAACCGGTCTGGTCCGACGCCGGCCGCGTCGAGGACGTGGAGCCGATTCCGCTGGACGAACTCGGACGCCCGCGAATCGACGTGACGACGCGCGTTTCCGGCCTGTTCCGTGATGCGTTCCCTGCGGCTGCAGGGGTCGTCCACGACGCCGTTGACGCCGTTGTCGACCTTGATGAACCCCACGAGATGAACTACGTGAAGAAACACGTCGAGGAGGAGACCGACGACCTCGTCGCCGACGGCATGGACGAGGGCGACGCCGAGAGCGCGGCGAAACACCGCGTCTTCACGACCCGACCCGGCGGCTACGGAGCCGGGACCAACAAGGCCGTCGACGAGGGCAACTGGGACGATCGCTCTGACCTCGCCGACGTGTACGTCCAGTGGGGCGGCTATGCGATGGGGTCGCGCGGCCGAGTGAGCGACGCCCACGACGCCTTCGAGCGCCGCCTCTCCTCCGTCGACGCGACGGTCAAAATCGAGGACACCGCCGAGCAAGATGAGTTCGACTCCTCGGACTGGTATGCATTCCATGGCGGCTTCATCTCCGCAGTCACGGAGATCGCCGGCGAAGAACCGAACTCCTACGTCGGGGACTCCTCGGACCCGGACAATGTCGACGTGTACACCAACGAGGAGAAAGTCCGGAAGGCGATGCGCGCCCGCGTGCTCAACCCCGCGTGGCTCGATTCGATGGAGGAACACGGCTACAAGGGCGCTGGCGACCTCTCGACGACGGTCGACGTGGTGCTCGGCTGGGACGCCACGACCGACGTGGTCAGCGACACCCTCTGGGAGGACGTGGCCGAGCGCTACGCTTTCGATGAGGACCGTCAGGACTGGCTCCGCGACGTGAACCCCTGGGCGCTGGACTCGATCACTGACACGCTACTCGAAGCTATCGACCGCGGGCTCTGGGACGCTGACGACGACACCCGGGATCGCCTGCGAGACCTGAATCTGGAAGTCGATGGTGACCTCGAAGCACGCAACAGCGGAGCGGAACGACCGGAGGTGTCCTCAGATGACGACTGA
- a CDS encoding precorrin-8X methylmutase, protein MTTDGATPEASRDGGGETADADDATDGDANSDDDFEEYADLGATTSNAMDIAETSMDRVRELVPDETLADRIRQKSVHATGDPEFQHLVRFTGADDDEPVRTGAQAVLDEQPIVTDITMVKAGITGRGHDCPVKKAIGNGAELAAETGMTRTAASVLELDKQGVYDGAIAVVGNAPTAALALADCIEDGTRPAVVVATPVGFVKAAESRERLREVAAEHGVPTITNVGRRGGSGLAAGLTNELVHVASDVREGEVSFDD, encoded by the coding sequence ATGACGACTGATGGCGCGACGCCGGAGGCGTCGCGAGACGGAGGCGGTGAAACCGCCGACGCAGATGATGCGACAGACGGTGACGCGAACAGCGACGATGACTTTGAGGAGTACGCCGACCTCGGTGCGACCACCTCGAACGCAATGGACATCGCGGAGACGTCGATGGACCGCGTGCGCGAACTCGTCCCGGACGAGACGCTGGCCGACCGGATTCGCCAGAAGTCCGTCCATGCGACCGGCGACCCCGAGTTCCAGCACCTCGTTCGTTTCACCGGGGCGGACGACGACGAGCCGGTGCGGACCGGCGCGCAGGCGGTGCTGGACGAACAGCCTATCGTCACCGATATCACGATGGTCAAGGCCGGCATCACCGGCCGCGGCCACGACTGTCCAGTCAAGAAGGCCATCGGCAACGGCGCGGAACTAGCCGCCGAAACCGGGATGACCCGCACGGCCGCGTCGGTCCTCGAACTCGACAAACAGGGCGTCTACGACGGAGCCATCGCCGTCGTCGGGAACGCGCCGACCGCCGCGCTCGCACTCGCGGACTGCATCGAGGACGGCACGCGCCCGGCAGTGGTCGTTGCCACGCCTGTCGGCTTCGTCAAGGCGGCCGAGAGCCGGGAACGGCTCCGCGAGGTCGCCGCCGAGCACGGTGTCCCGACTATCACGAACGTCGGCCGCCGCGGCGGGAGCGGGCTGGCAGCCGGGTTGACGAACGAACTGGTGCATGTCGCCAGCGACGTGCGCGAGGGCGAGGTCTCTTTCGATGACTGA
- a CDS encoding cobalt-precorrin-7 (C(5))-methyltransferase: protein MTEDDYDLDSGPDPADIAARAPEDPDADGPVHAVGIGPGNTDFLTPRGEQAIREADVVVGFETVVDFVADRTDADLLTCGYRDELDTLDAFAERVADGERGTAVAMGDPNHSGYQFVGKVQRAVDCPVRIVPGISSLQIAASRARTPMEDTTFVTLHKSGDLSSDLDRLRSDVGDRHLLVLPRPFDLMPEDIAAELLDAGGDPELPALVYERLTHDDEAQTATTLGDLAEDAGGDSREDTRFSDLSVFVVRRD from the coding sequence ATGACTGAGGACGACTACGACCTCGACTCTGGCCCGGACCCGGCCGATATTGCGGCGAGAGCGCCCGAGGACCCTGACGCGGACGGGCCGGTCCATGCTGTCGGCATTGGCCCGGGGAACACTGACTTCCTGACGCCGCGCGGTGAGCAGGCGATCCGCGAGGCCGATGTCGTCGTCGGCTTCGAGACGGTGGTCGATTTCGTCGCCGACCGGACCGACGCGGACCTGCTGACCTGTGGCTACCGGGACGAACTCGACACCCTGGACGCTTTCGCCGAGCGCGTGGCCGACGGTGAGCGCGGGACTGCGGTCGCGATGGGTGACCCGAATCACTCGGGCTATCAGTTCGTGGGGAAGGTCCAGCGTGCTGTCGACTGTCCGGTTCGTATCGTGCCGGGCATTTCCTCGCTCCAGATCGCTGCCAGTCGGGCACGGACGCCGATGGAGGACACGACGTTTGTCACGCTACACAAGAGCGGTGACCTCTCATCCGATCTCGACCGGCTTCGGAGCGATGTCGGCGACCGACACCTGCTCGTGTTGCCGCGCCCGTTCGACCTGATGCCTGAGGACATCGCGGCCGAACTGTTGGATGCCGGCGGCGACCCCGAGCTACCGGCGCTGGTCTACGAGCGGCTCACCCACGACGATGAGGCCCAGACAGCGACGACGCTCGGCGACCTCGCAGAGGATGCCGGCGGTGACAGCAGAGAGGACACGCGGTTCTCGGACCTGTCCGTATTCGTCGTTCGGCGGGACTGA
- a CDS encoding acyl-CoA thioesterase/bile acid-CoA:amino acid N-acyltransferase family protein, whose protein sequence is MQDVELSRRQVLTTLSIGTAGIAGCSFGSSSDSPSGTEPEQTATSTSQGVESPLSIDAPGEYLRDESVSIRVTGAEPGSEVTVRATMEDGEGIEWSSEMLVEANGQGVVDLSKQAPKDANYDGVDPMGWCWSMQPDGSDGEFRTGWDSAEKTVRITAETDTTETVHKLQRRMQAEGVTESSITSDSKGFLYEPAGDGPYPGVLVLHGSGGMPLRNWARLLASHGYVTLSLQWYGTDDITPTETYSGVPLEYFDTAATVLRQRDNVVDGPVGVWGTSKGGEAALLLGARFDWVGAVVALAPSSLVMVGENFKTSTWSVDGEPVPYIPAPDRATETATSDESGVVIRKFYEAAVDQASEEAIRDATIAVEQTDAPLLLVSGRDDQLWQSSALSERAIRRLEDSDVSFPYEHLAFENAGHAIGPPHKPTTQSMKYGNWVYGGTPAGNAEANAKHWSTGLDYLERGLKTEG, encoded by the coding sequence ATGCAGGACGTCGAATTGAGCCGACGGCAGGTTCTGACGACACTCAGCATTGGAACAGCAGGAATAGCGGGTTGTAGCTTCGGATCCAGTAGCGACTCACCATCTGGCACCGAACCCGAGCAGACAGCCACATCGACGTCACAGGGAGTGGAGTCACCCCTTTCCATCGACGCCCCGGGCGAGTATTTGCGAGACGAATCGGTGTCGATCAGGGTGACCGGTGCCGAGCCCGGGAGCGAGGTGACAGTCCGCGCGACGATGGAGGATGGAGAAGGAATCGAATGGTCCTCCGAAATGCTGGTCGAAGCCAACGGGCAGGGTGTGGTCGATCTATCCAAACAGGCCCCAAAAGATGCGAACTACGATGGAGTCGATCCGATGGGGTGGTGCTGGTCGATGCAACCCGACGGCTCCGACGGCGAGTTCCGGACGGGATGGGACAGCGCCGAGAAGACCGTTCGTATTACCGCAGAGACAGACACAACAGAGACGGTCCACAAGCTACAGCGACGGATGCAAGCCGAGGGGGTAACGGAGTCGAGTATCACGTCGGACAGCAAGGGATTCCTCTACGAACCAGCTGGCGATGGACCGTACCCGGGCGTGCTGGTGCTGCACGGGAGCGGCGGGATGCCATTACGAAACTGGGCCCGGCTGCTCGCCTCACACGGCTACGTAACCCTGTCGCTCCAGTGGTACGGGACTGACGATATCACGCCGACAGAGACGTATTCCGGGGTTCCACTGGAGTATTTCGATACCGCTGCCACGGTTCTTCGCCAGCGCGATAACGTCGTCGACGGACCGGTCGGCGTGTGGGGAACCTCGAAAGGCGGTGAAGCCGCACTGTTGCTGGGCGCGCGGTTCGACTGGGTTGGTGCAGTCGTCGCCCTCGCTCCGAGCAGCCTCGTGATGGTCGGTGAAAACTTCAAGACATCGACATGGAGCGTCGATGGAGAACCAGTTCCGTACATCCCCGCACCCGATAGAGCCACCGAGACAGCAACGAGTGACGAGTCTGGGGTCGTCATTCGAAAGTTCTACGAGGCTGCTGTCGACCAAGCGTCCGAGGAAGCAATCAGGGACGCTACGATTGCGGTCGAACAGACGGACGCGCCGCTCCTGTTAGTGTCCGGGAGAGACGACCAGCTCTGGCAGTCCTCCGCGCTGAGTGAACGTGCGATACGCCGACTGGAGGACAGCGACGTGTCCTTCCCATACGAGCACCTCGCCTTCGAAAATGCGGGTCATGCGATCGGACCGCCACATAAACCCACCACACAATCGATGAAGTACGGCAACTGGGTCTACGGTGGAACGCCAGCCGGGAATGCCGAAGCGAACGCGAAACACTGGTCGACGGGCCTCGACTACCTCGAACGTGGGTTAAAAACCGAGGGGTAG
- a CDS encoding DUF2062 domain-containing protein, which translates to MLRRRVAQTRDQVKEKLVAALIEDHSPREVAVSFSVGVFLTALPTLGTGFLAFLVLAYLFKQLSKVALFASVLILNPPVKWGVYASSFWLGNQILGPVPGLSFDGVSVSMGSDVLVRLWTGNVILAVVFAAVGYVLAFRLINEYRRRQAGSAAVS; encoded by the coding sequence ATGCTTCGCCGACGAGTAGCGCAGACGCGGGACCAGGTCAAAGAGAAGCTAGTGGCTGCGTTGATAGAAGACCACTCACCGCGAGAGGTTGCGGTGAGCTTCAGCGTCGGCGTGTTCCTCACCGCACTGCCGACGCTTGGCACCGGCTTTCTCGCCTTCCTCGTCCTCGCGTACCTGTTCAAACAGCTCAGCAAGGTCGCGCTGTTTGCGTCTGTCCTGATACTCAATCCGCCGGTCAAGTGGGGCGTGTACGCGTCGAGCTTCTGGCTCGGCAACCAGATTCTGGGGCCGGTACCCGGCCTGTCGTTTGACGGCGTCTCTGTCTCAATGGGGAGCGACGTGCTGGTCCGACTGTGGACAGGAAACGTCATTCTGGCCGTCGTGTTCGCCGCCGTCGGGTACGTGCTCGCGTTCCGGTTGATCAACGAGTACAGGCGACGGCAGGCCGGATCGGCCGCGGTCAGTTGA
- a CDS encoding CbiX/SirB N-terminal domain-containing protein, producing the protein MPHDTLLLIGRDTSRATPYETHARRLRERGVATDVTVLTYDHEPRRELRDELVAIDADRVFALPMTVAHDHTTVTDVPAALDEIDAETHYCEPVGRSPLLTEAIRDRAAAAVPEAPDSSVALVAFGSSGKPYQRQVTEYHAERLRERSAFGEVEPCYLLQNPAVECVRYNLAHDHAVAVPLFLAPTDATESQIPAKLDLDRGGLAYTDTLDDHPLVTEAVATAVETARTMADTSTPQTFEATLAATNRPMATDGEGD; encoded by the coding sequence ATGCCACACGACACACTCCTGCTCATCGGTCGGGACACGTCACGCGCTACGCCCTACGAAACACACGCTCGCCGTCTGCGCGAGCGCGGCGTAGCAACCGACGTAACGGTGCTGACCTACGACCACGAACCTCGTCGGGAGTTACGCGACGAACTGGTAGCCATCGACGCCGACCGCGTATTCGCGCTGCCGATGACCGTCGCGCACGACCACACCACGGTGACTGACGTGCCGGCGGCACTCGACGAAATTGACGCCGAAACACACTACTGTGAACCAGTCGGTCGCAGCCCGCTACTGACCGAAGCGATCCGTGACCGTGCCGCCGCGGCAGTCCCGGAGGCCCCCGATTCCTCCGTCGCGCTCGTCGCCTTCGGCTCCAGCGGCAAGCCGTATCAGCGTCAGGTGACGGAGTACCACGCCGAGCGCCTGCGCGAGCGCTCAGCCTTCGGCGAGGTGGAACCGTGCTATCTGCTCCAGAACCCCGCTGTCGAATGTGTCAGGTACAACCTCGCCCACGACCACGCCGTCGCCGTGCCGCTCTTTCTTGCGCCAACCGACGCGACCGAGTCGCAGATCCCCGCCAAACTCGACCTCGATAGGGGCGGGCTCGCCTACACTGACACGCTAGATGACCACCCGCTCGTCACTGAGGCCGTCGCGACCGCCGTCGAGACAGCGCGGACGATGGCCGACACGAGCACACCACAGACCTTCGAGGCGACGCTGGCCGCGACAAACCGGCCGATGGCAACCGACGGCGAGGGCGATTAG